In Erigeron canadensis isolate Cc75 chromosome 1, C_canadensis_v1, whole genome shotgun sequence, a single window of DNA contains:
- the LOC122584827 gene encoding transcription factor ILR3-like produces MEVDQVVVLDENPNWLLDYGLMMDVISADHAHFTCQPPPPQSAVAVGFTWPSSVVTCSAPALSGEIESSFIDFEEPKEAGSRKRLKSETINICGSKAGREKLRRDRMNERFLELGSILEHGRPPKTDKTAILSDAIRMITQLQTETKRLSESNVELQEKIKELKAEKNELRDEKQRLKVEKDKLEQQMKSMNCQPSCLALPTAMRSAFAAQEQAAGNKLMPFVGYPGVAMWQFMPSSVVDTSHDHVLRPPVA; encoded by the exons ATGGAAGTTGATCAAGTAGTAGTTTTAGATGAAAACCCAAATTGGCTTTTGGATTATGGTCTCATGATGGATGTTATTTCAGCTGATCATGCTCACTTCACTtgtcaaccaccaccaccacagtCTGCAGTAGCAGTTGGTTTTACGTGGCCATCATCTGTCGTTACCTGCTCTGCTCCTGCTCTAAG TGGAGAGATTGAAAGCTCATTTATCGATTTTGAAGAGCCTAAGGAAGCAGGATCACGAAAACG GTTGAAGTCTGAGACCATCAACATATGCGGGTCCAAAGCTGGGCGTGAGAAATTACGTAGAGATAGGATGAATGAGAG GTTTTTGGAATTGGGCTCAATCCTGGAGCATGGAAGACCACCAAAAACAGATAAGACGGCTATCCTGAGCGATGCTATTCGAATGATAACTCAGCTACAGACAGAAACCAAGAGGCTCAGCGAGTCAAATGTTGAATTGCAGGAAAAGATCAAGGAATTAAAG GCTGAGAAGAATGAACTCCGAGATGAAAAGCAGAGGCTTAAAGTCGAGAAGGACAAGCTGGAACAACAAATGAAGTCTATGAACTGTCAACCAAGTTGCCTGGCACTTCCCACTGCCATGCGTTCTGCATTTGCTGCACAAGAGCAAGCTGCTGGAAACAAGTTGATGCCTTTTGTTGGGTACCCTGGTGTTGCAATGTGGCAATTCATGCCTTCTTCTGTAGTCGACACATCACATGATCACGTCCTTCGACCTCCAGTGGCATAA